In Gouania willdenowi chromosome 15, fGouWil2.1, whole genome shotgun sequence, one DNA window encodes the following:
- the mtg1 gene encoding mitochondrial ribosome-associated GTPase 1, giving the protein MKLYQALRHVDRFRSAFDFGGRDVAHWFPGHMAKGLKQMRANLKNVDCIIEIHDARIPLSGRNPVFQDTLNVKPHLLILNKMDLADLSKKRNILKALEKSGVKDILFTDCLKQTDSNVKKLMPMVIDIIERGPRFNREENTNYCLMVIGVPNVGKSSLINSLRRTHLKKGRASRVGGEPGITKAVLTRIQVCQRPIMYLLDTPGVLPPRIESVETGMKLALCGTILDHLVGEDVIADYLLFSLNRLGNFSYVEKYDLKEPSDDIQNVLKQIAVKLRKTQRVKALTGIGNITVTIPNYTAAAYDFIRAFRKGELGQVMLD; this is encoded by the exons ATGAAGCTTTACCAGGCTCTCCGTCATGTGGACCGCTTTAGGTCCGCGTTTGACTTCGGGGGCCGGGACGTGGCGCACTGGTTCCCCGGACACATGGCTAAAG GACTCAAGCAGATGAGGGCTAACCTGAAGAATGTGGACTGCATCATAGAGATCCACGATGCTAGA ATCCCCCTTTCTGGGAGAAACCCTGTGTTTCAAGACACACTGAATGTCAAACCACATCTGCTCATTCTTAACAAGATGGACCTCGCCGATCTGTCCAAAAAGCGG AATATTTTGAAGGCCTTGGAAAAGAGTGGAGTGAAGGACATCCTTTTTACCGACTGTTTAAAACAGACGGATAGCAACGTCAAAAAG TTGATGCCAATGGTGATCGACATTATTGAGAGAGGACCACGCTTTAACAGAGAGGAG AACACAAATTACTGCCTGATGGTGATCGGAGTGCCCAACGTGGGGAAGTCCTCTCTGATAAACTCTCTGAGAAGAACACACTTGAAGAAAG GTCGTGCATCTCGAGTGGGAGGAGAACCAGGTATAACCAAAGCAGTTTTGACGAGAATCCAG GTGTGTCAGCGGCCCATAATGTACCTACTGGACACTCCTGGGGTGTTGCCTCCAAGGATTGAAAGTGTGGAAACGGGCATGAAGTTGGCATTATGTG GAACTATCCTGGACCACTTAGTGGGTGAAGATGTTATCGCTGACTACTTACTCTTTTCTTTAAACCGTCTGGGGAATTTCAG TTATGTTGAAAAATATGATCTAAAAGAACCCAGTGACGACATCCAGAACGTTCTCAAACAGATTGCTGTGAAACTTAGGAAGACTCAACGGGTCAAAGCCCTAACTGGAATAG GTAACATCACTGTCACTATTCCAAACTACACAGCTGCGGCTTATGATTTTATCCGAGCCTTCAGGAAAGGAGAGCTGGGACAAGTAATGCTGGATTGA
- the sprn gene encoding shadow of prion protein produces MSGMKQLMATCWTLLLLSAFLLEPVLCKGGRGGSRGSSRGSSSRSSSSGTVRGGAGYGGPRSRFRAAGRTSPVRVAGAAAAGAVVALTAEKWYASAYRRSNAADSSDEEVDYYNRTNYYDALMSRSAQNHCFLYQVISVVVATFSPKYGLLLDTVL; encoded by the coding sequence ATGTCAGGGATGAAGCAGTTGATGGCCACCTGCTGGACCCTCCTCCTGCTGTCAGCCTTCCTCCTGGAGCCCGTCCTGTGTAAAGGTGGTCGTGGAGGCTCTCGCGGCTCATCTCGAGGCTCATCTTCCCGCAGCTCCTCGTCAGGGACCGTCAGGGGAGGGGCCGGCTACGGTGGGCCACGTTCCCGGTTCAGAGCTGCAGGCCGGACGTCCCCAGTGAGGGTGGCAGGGGCTGCAGCTGCAGGGGCCGTGGTGGCATTAACAGCAGAGAAATGGTACGCCTCTGCATACAGACGCAGCAATGCTGCAGACAGCTCTGATGAGGAGGTGGATTATTATAACAGGACCAATTACTATGATGCTCTGATGTCAAGGTCAGCTCAAAACCACTGCTTTCTCTATCAAGTGATCTCTGTCGTTGTTGCAACTTTTTCTCCTAAATATGGACTCCTACTGGACACTGTACTGTAG
- the echs1 gene encoding enoyl-CoA hydratase, mitochondrial, whose amino-acid sequence MALFYRSAALLLKPYRASQLLPSAARLYSSGAQNNYIIVEKRGEKSDVGFIQLNRPKALNALCDGLMTEMGNALDAFEADKDIGAIVITGSDRAFAAGADIKEMQNRTFQECYSGNFLAHWNRVSTVRKPVIAAVNGFALGGGCELAMMCDIIYAGEKAQFGQPEILLGTIPGAGGTQRLTRAVSKSLAMEMVLTGDRISAQEAKQSGLVSKVYPVDQLVSEAIRCGEKIAANSKLVAAMAKESVNAAYELTLAEGNRFEKRLFHATFATDDRKEGMTAFVEKRKANFEDK is encoded by the exons ATGGCTCTTTTTTACAGAAGTGCTGCTTTGCTGCTGAAGCCTTACCGGGCCTCTCAGCTCCTACCGTCCGCTGCTCGCCTCTACAGCTCAG GTGCTCAGAATAACTACATTATAGTGGAGAAACGAGGTGAGAAAAGCGATGTTGGGTTCATCCAGCTGAACCGACCCAAAGCTCTCAACGCTCTGTGTGATGGCCTGATGACTGAGATGGGGAATGCACTGGATGCGTTCGAAGCAGACAAAGACATCGGAGCTATCGTCATCACAGGCAGCGACCGAGCATTCGCTG CTGGTGCTGACATCAAAGAAATGCAGAATCGAACCTTCCAAGAGTGCTACAGTGGAAACTTCCTTGCACACTGGAATCGAGTGTCCACAGTCAGGAAGCCTGTGATCGCAGCCGTCAATGGGTTTGCT CTGGGTGGAGGCTGTGAGCTGGCCATGATGTGTGATATTATCTACGCTGGAGAAAAGGCCCAGTTTGGTCAGCCTGAAATCCTGTTGGGGACGATTCctg GGGCCGGGGGCACCCAGCGACTCACTCGTGCTGTGAGCAAATCTCTGGCTATGGAGATGGTGCTGACAGGTGACAGGATCAGTGCTCAGGAGGCCAAACAGTCAG GTTTGGTGAGTAAAGTGTATCCGGTGGATCAGTTGGTCTCTGAAGCCATTAGGTGTGGAGAGAAAATAGCAGCAAACTCCAAGCTAGTCGCTGCTATGGCTAAAGAGTCTGTTAATGCAG CGTATGAGCTCACTCTGGCTGAAGGCAACCGCTTTGAAAAACGTTTATTCCACGCAACCTTTGCAACA GATGATCGTAAAGAGGGCATGACTGCGTTTGTGGAGAAGAGGAAAGCCAATTTTGAAGACAAGTAG
- the LOC114476864 gene encoding enoyl-CoA hydratase, mitochondrial-like, whose product MALFYRSAALLLKPYRASQLLPSAAHLYSSGAQNNYILVEKRGEKRNVGFIQLNRPEAYNALCDDMMTEMGNALDAFEVDKDIGAIVITGSDHIFAVCADNEEMQNRATKEYLRRNVLDHWNRVSTVKKPVIAAVNGFALGGGCELAMMCDIIYAGENAMFGQPEILLGTIPGVWGTQRLCNAVGKSLAMELLLTGDKINAQVAKQSGLVNKVYPVDQLVSEAIRCGEKIAAHSKKITAMVKESVNAVFPWLNNNE is encoded by the exons ATGGCTCTTTTTTACAGAAGTGCTGCTTTGCTGCTGAAGCCTTACCGGGCCTCTCAGCTCCTACCGTCCGCTGCTCACCTCTACAGCTCAG GTGCTCAGAATAACTACATTTTAGTGGAGAAACGAGGTGAGAAACGCAATGTTGGGTTCATCCAGCTGAACCGACCCGAAGCTTATAACGCTCTGTGTGACGACATGATGACTGAGATGGGGAATGCACTGGATGCGTTCGAAGTAGACAAAGACATCGGAGCTATCGTCATCACAGGCAGCGACCACATATTTGCTG TTTGTGCTGACAACGAAGAAATGCAGAATCGAGCCACGAAAGAGTACCTCAGAAGAAACGTCCTCGACCACTGGAATCGAGTGTCCACAGTTAAGAAGCCTGTGATCGCAGCCGTCAATGGGTTTGCT CTGGGTGGAGGCTGTGAGCTGGCCATGATGTGTGATATTATCTACGCTGGAGAAAATGCCATGTTTGGTCAGCCTGAAATCCTGTTGGGGACGATTCCtg GGGTCTGGGGCACCCAGCGACTCTGTAATGCTGTGGGAAAATCTCTGGCTATGGAGTTGTTGCTGACAGGCGACAAGATCAATGCTCAGGTGGCCAAACAGTCAG GTTTGGTGAATAAAGTCTATCCAGTGGATCAGCTGGTCTCTGAAGCCATTAGGTGTGGAGAGAAAATAGCTGCACACTCCAAGAAAATCACTGCTATGGTTAAAGAGTCTGTTAATGCAG TGTTTCCTTGGTTAAACAACAACGAATGA